Genomic segment of Wolbachia endosymbiont (group A) of Longitarsus flavicornis:
TTTTGACTGTATAGGAGGTCTCTATGTTAAAACATAACTATAGTGATAAAATCAATAATCGCTATTCATATACTAACAAATTTTCTCATAGTGACGAAGGTGTAGATGAGACGATCAAGGATCAAATCACAACTGAAGATCAGGTAGTAACTGATGATGAGGTTACAACTGAGGATCAGGTTACGGATCTAAGAGATCAGATCGAAAAAGGGAAAAGGGATGCTGAACTTGCCAGAGAAGCACTTGGAAAGTGCGAAGACAAGGCTAAGAAGGCAGAAGGTGATGCTGAAAAGACAATAAAACGTGCAAAAGAGGATGCTGCAAAGGCAAGAGAACGTGCAGAAGAGGATGCTGAAGCTAAAGAAGCAGCTGAGAAAGTAGCAAAACAAGCACAGGGTGAAGCTAAAGAAGCAAAAGAGCAGTTTACAAAATGCGAAGAAAATGCTGAGAGGATAAAAAAAGACGCTGAACAGGCAAGAGAACGTGCAGAAGAGGATGCTGAAGCTAAAGAAGCAGCTGAGAAAGTAGCAAAACAAGCTCAAGATGAGATTGAAAAAGTGAAAGCAGAAGCTAAACAGGTAAAAATAGAGGTTGAGAAAGCAAAAGAGGAGGCTGAAAGGATAAAAGAAGCACTTGTACAGTGTGAAAAGAAAGTTGAGAAAGCCAAAGAAGAAGTTGTAAAGTGTAAAATTGGAATGGCAAAGGCAGAGGTTGAGTGGTATAAAAAAGAAGCTGAAGAATGCAAAAAAGAGAAAGGAATTGGTACAGGCAAACCTGATACTGGTGAAAAAGGAGATGAAACTGGTACAGGCAAACCTGATACTGGTGAAAAAGGAGATGAAACTGGTACAAACAAACCTGATACTGGTGAAAAAGGAGATGAAACTGGTACAAACAAACCTGATACTGGTGAAAAAGGAGATGAAACTGGAAAAGCAAGTGTCATTACATCTCAAGAAATAACCTTAGATTGTTCCCGAGCTGAAAATTGTGGAGCGCATGCTTCTTGGTATACAACTTATAATAAGATAGGTCATCAAGGTTTTAATACATCTGATTTACTAAAGGAATTGTATCCTGAGATGTATAGTAATCCTAAAATTGCGACACATATAGAAAAGGGAATAGAGGGTTATTACGGTGTAGTAAATTTTAAATTTGCCTTTACAGAGCTTTTTGATTCAGCACACTATTTTAGTAATATGTCATGTAAAAAATGTATGGATAATCCACAAGAGATAGCCTGTCAAGACGATGAAATTAAGAGTTTCTGTTACCCTGCCGGTTATCATAATAATAAAGAATACAACAAAAGCTTTTTTGTTAGAGAATCATGTCCTGATCTCATTAGAGAGTCTGATCGAACAATTGTTGCAAAAGCAAAACAAATTGCACCATTGATACTTGTTAACACATTAGGACAAATGATAGATAAAGAGGGCAATAACACTCAGATATTGTATGGTTCATTAAAGCCTTATCTAAAGGCTAATGGCAAAATAAAGGACTGTGGAGTTGACAAAAAGTGTGAAGATTTTGCTAAAATTATGAAGAAAGTTGCATGGGACAGTGATAAGGAAGTACTATTAAAAACTGTTTTCGATAGTACGGAAACAAATCCTTACTATTATGATAATGAGGATAGTCCTGTTTCTGTTGATACTAGTTTTATATAAGATTGAATGCTTTCTGGGCTTTTCAGCCCAGATGGCATTTTTGCAGAAAAATAGGGTGAGTAACCAGGATCGAACTGGCGACATTCAGCACTACAAACTGACGCTCTGCCAACTGAGCTACGGTTGCCAATAGGAACTCACAACTCTCTAATAAGTAAAGACGGGCTGTATGCAAAACTGGCGAAGATACAGTGGAATTGAAAGAAAATTTAAATCATACCGTTAGTTGATATGCTAGATTTATAATTAAAATTATTAAATTTTTAATCATTTTAATTTATAATAATCTCATAGTATTTTTTAAAGGATCATTATGGTTTATAATTATAGTCATTTACCAAAGCTACCATGTACGGCTTTTAATTCGCCAGCATCAGTTTCACCAACACCAGTATCGAACTGTGCACAAGCTTGTGCACCTGCACAAGCACCTTGTGCTACTAATTCGTGCCACAATCATTTTAACTCATATCATAACTATTATGACACATGTCATAATCCTTGTGATGAATTTGGGTTTCTTTATTAGAAGATTGTTTTTAAACAACTCATAAACGCACGTCTAGCTATACGTGCTTCCAAGAGCACATGGGTGTTATTCAACCCATGTGTTTCATGTTTTGCTTGAGAAGATAAGCAATTGTTATTCACAGTAACCATATATTACAATTTATTTCAGCAACACGACTAATTTGACTACTGACAGCTTCTTCTTGGGATCTTGTCATTATTCTACCATAGTAAAACTTTTAACTCTAATATCTGCTACATTAAAGTCGTATTTTGAAATGTACTGTAAGTTAAGGACTGTGTGTATGCTAATTTTAGCCTTAAAATTATTAAATCATTAACTTTTTTATCCTATAATAATCTAATAGTTGCTTTTTAAAGGATTTTTATGACTTACAATTTTTCTTCGTATCCACGTATGGATTCATGTACTCCTGTGCGCACAGCTTGCATAACTGACCCACGGTACCATCATAACTTTGACCCACGTTGCCATAACCGCTTTGACTCGCGGCATGATGGACTCGAATTAAATATACAGCTTCCCGAATTCGATTTAAATATACCACCTTGTCCTGCTTGTCCTGATACTGTTTGTCCCCCTGCTCCTGCTTGCCCCCCTGTTCCTGCTTGTCCTGCTTGTCCCCCTTGTCCACAAGTTAAGCCTGAACCTGAATCTAAAACAATCGTTGATTTTTCAAAGCTTGCAATAACGGTCAACCCAATAACTGATGATATTCTTGATATTGAGACCAAAGAGCCAACAGGCTACAAGTTTAAAGAATGTGCAAAAACTATTCAGAATGCTAAAAACAACCTTCAGGTTATAGATGGTAAACTTGTGGGCAGTTGTGAAAACAATTCTGAATGTGATGAATGTGTAGAAGCAATAAACTCTTCTATATTAGATGCAAAAAGTGCTGAAGCCTTTTTTTCTACCCACAATATGTCAGTGCTAGAAGGCACTGTTCATATTATATAAAAGTAATACAGTGTGTACATTGTTAGTACACACTTCCATCTTATGGTTAATTTTTTAATAATTTTATTTACTAATGGAGATATTTTATGCCAACGAATACTTTTTCTTGTCCGAATCAAAAAAATGCAAATCATGTACGTATATTGCCACTTGATACGTGCTATGTCAGTGATATGTTGAAAATTAATTTGTTCACAAAGTTGGATGATTGTAAAGTCAATAAGAGTAAGTTGATTTATGATAAATGTGGTAAAGATCTTAAGTGTAAGATTGATGATAAGACTATGAATGAACTGAAAAAATGTTTTAAGTTTGAGATTGATGATAAGACTAAGAATGAACTGAAAGAAAATATTAAGGATGAACTGGAGAAAGGTCTTAAGTTTGAGATTGATGATAAGACTAAGAATGAACTGAAAGAAAATATTAAGAATGAACTGGAGAAAAGTCTTAAGTTTGAGATTGGTGATAAGACTAAGAATGAACTGAAAGAAAATATTAAGAATGAACTGGAGAAAGGTCTTAAGTGTGAGATTGATGATAAGACTATGAATAAACTGAAAGAAAGTATTAAGAATGAACTGAAGAAAGGTCTTAAGTGTGAGATTGATGATAAGACTAAGAATGAACTGAAAGAAAATATTAAGAATGAACTAAAGAAAGAGAAAGAGCCTGATGATGTTAAAGAACCTGATGGTGTTAAAGAACCTGATGATGTTAAAGAGCCTGATGATGTTAAAGAACCTGATGATGTTAAAGAACCTGATGCTGGTAATGATGGTTACAGCGAAGGTATGGCTTTCTCTTACCATGGTTACAGCAACGACTTAATATAAACTCTGATCCAGGAAGATAAAATAGTTAAGATAAACCTTCAACTAGCCCCACTTATTCGCTATATTGTTGGAGGTTTTCATAGTTTTTCTAGTTGATGAACATTTTCAAAAGGGCTTCTTCCTTAATTTTGAGTAAATTAAACGAGTTGAAGCAAAGGGGTATTATAAATACAGATACAACAAACTTTATCGTAGAACCCCCAAGTAACAGAGCACATGGAGACATTTACACAAACGTTGCCATGGTGCTTGCAAAGCATGAAAAGAAGAATCCCATTGAAATTGCAGAGGTTTTAGCCAAAGAATTTGAACTTTTTGATGAAGTTGCAAAAGTGGAAATAGCGGGCCCTGGTTTCATCAACATACACTTAAAAATAAAAGTATGGCATGGGATTTTAAAACAAATAAATGAGCTAAAAACAGAGTTTGGCACCCTAGATATAGGGAACAATCAGGCCATCAATGTTGAATTTGTATCTGCAAATCCAACTGGTCCACTGCATATTGGTCATGCAAGAGGGGCAGTATTTGGTGACGTTCTGGCAAACTTACTAAAAAAAGTTGGTTATAAAGTTACTAAGGAATACTATATTAACGATGCTGGAGCGCAGATAGATACACTAATAAAGTCAGTATATCTGCGGTACAAAGAAGCTCTGGGAGAAAAAATCAGTATAGAAAAAGGTTTATACCCAGGTGAATATTTAAAACCGATAGGGGAGGAGCTGGCCAAAAAATATGACAAGGAGCTTCTAAAAAAGCAAGATAATCAGATAATTAGAGACTATACTTTAAGTTCTATCTTAGAACTTATAAAGGAAGACATGAACTTGCTTGGAGTAAATCATGATGTTTTTACTTCAGAGTATGAGCTACAAAAAAGTGGCAAAATTGAAGAGAGTATAAAGATATTGTCTGACAAGGGTCTAGTGTATGAAGGGTACTTGGAGAAACCAAAAGGCAAAGAAAGCGAAAATTGGACTTCCAGAAAAGAAATGTTATTTCGCTCTACAAAATTTGGTGATGACGTTGACCGCGCACTGAAAAAAGAGGACGGCAGTTGGACTTATTTTGCCTCGGATATTGCTTACCATTTTGATAAGATATCACGTGGTTTTAACAATATGATCTTAGAGGTTGGTAGTGACCACGGCGGTTATGTCAAAAGACTCAAAGCAGTCGTCTCTGCGCTCAGTGATGATCAAGCAAAAATAGAGGTAAAACTGCATAATATTGTGAATTTTTTCGAGAACGGCAAACCTGTTAAGATGTCCAAAAGATCAGGAAACTTCCTCACAGCAAGAGATGTAGTGGAAGAAGTTGGCAGGGACATAACTCGTTTTATAATGTTAACACGCAAGAATGATATGGTCTTGGACTTTGATTTTGCTAAAGTTAAAGAACAGTCAAAAGACAACCCTATTTTTTACGTGCAATATGCGCATGCTCGTGCTCACTCATTAATGCGTAATGCTCCAAAAGAGCTCCCAACAGCAGATTCTTCACTTTTAAAGACCGATGGGGAGCTCTTCCTCATAAAAACCTTAGCAAAGTGGCCAAATGTGATAGAAACTGCAGCAAGGCTTTATGAGCCACACAGAATTACTTTCTACTTACTTGAAGTTGCAGAAGCGTTTCACGTTTTATGGGGGTATGGCAAGAGTGATTTAAACATGCGGTTCATACTGGAAGACAACTTAAACCTCACCGCTGCAAGAATGTTTCTCGTACAAGCCTTAGCGCACGTCATCGCTTCTGGACTTTCTATCTTCAATATAGAGCCTTTGGAAGAGATGAGTTGATTTTTTTATGCAAGATTGTTTTTTCAACGAATAGAGAAGTTGACAAAATTAAGTAAAAATGTTATAGTTTATAGTAGTATTTTCTGGTTAATATATGGCTCACAGTCAAAAAAAGCTCAATGTTAATGTAAGTTTTGACAGTAAATTGGCTCAGTATCTTACAGAAATGGCAGAGACTCAAAATAAAACTATTCCTGAAGTTTTAGTAGATTTAGTGGAAGAAGAGTTCGAAGAAGATGTAGAGCTATCCAAAATAGCTGACGATCGCCTCTCTGAAGGTGAAGAAGAAGTAGAG
This window contains:
- the argS gene encoding arginine--tRNA ligase — its product is MNIFKRASSLILSKLNELKQRGIINTDTTNFIVEPPSNRAHGDIYTNVAMVLAKHEKKNPIEIAEVLAKEFELFDEVAKVEIAGPGFINIHLKIKVWHGILKQINELKTEFGTLDIGNNQAINVEFVSANPTGPLHIGHARGAVFGDVLANLLKKVGYKVTKEYYINDAGAQIDTLIKSVYLRYKEALGEKISIEKGLYPGEYLKPIGEELAKKYDKELLKKQDNQIIRDYTLSSILELIKEDMNLLGVNHDVFTSEYELQKSGKIEESIKILSDKGLVYEGYLEKPKGKESENWTSRKEMLFRSTKFGDDVDRALKKEDGSWTYFASDIAYHFDKISRGFNNMILEVGSDHGGYVKRLKAVVSALSDDQAKIEVKLHNIVNFFENGKPVKMSKRSGNFLTARDVVEEVGRDITRFIMLTRKNDMVLDFDFAKVKEQSKDNPIFYVQYAHARAHSLMRNAPKELPTADSSLLKTDGELFLIKTLAKWPNVIETAARLYEPHRITFYLLEVAEAFHVLWGYGKSDLNMRFILEDNLNLTAARMFLVQALAHVIASGLSIFNIEPLEEMS